In one window of Juglans regia cultivar Chandler chromosome 3, Walnut 2.0, whole genome shotgun sequence DNA:
- the LOC109014427 gene encoding uncharacterized protein LOC109014427 has translation MENKKTVGEGISSANAVLLGALAPGVNGPTWNTLKSAFVMLGLCLALMLGLAFSASDSALVLHVAFLVLITATLFLLLSWFLAQTGLVSIEHQMREIDLVPNDCSETSRKDK, from the exons ATGGAGAATAAGAAAACAGTTGGAGAAGGCATATCATCCGCAAACGCTGTGTTGCTCGGAGCTCTAGCCCCCGGTGTCAAC GGTCCCACATGGAATACATTAAAATCAGCGTTTGTGATGCTGGGTCTATGCCTTGCTCTGATGCTGGGCTTAGCGTTCTCCGCAAGTGACTCTGCCTTGGTGCTTCATGTTGCATTCCTTGTTCTAATCACAGCCACCCTCTTCCTGCTTCTTAGCTG GTTTCTTGCACAGACCGGTTTGGTTTCAATTGAACATCAAATGCGGGAGATTGACTTAGTGCCTAATGATTGTTCAGAGACAAGCAGAAAGGACAAATAA
- the LOC109014422 gene encoding B3 domain-containing transcription factor LEC2 isoform X2 encodes MDNFFTPIPTTKTTTRAPSTSSPFETSLVYYFPPHEGHLQFPHAFPLDQVGQHLAYPAYSFVIGAGPQPHLLSKEQERRLVDAWTTKVARSKRKMARQRSLSSSKNPASWATSTQVYTRGLPVYGAVDAETQNSNIKRDPYTFFTPDKKRLRVLLKKELKNSDVGSLGRIVLPKREAEENLPTLSDKDGIQIVIRDVYSNQEWSVKYKYWSNNKSRMYVLENTVDFVRQNELVIGDSITLYEDECKNLYVTIKRGERPVVDHQDLEDDDQQQQQRPAYRKDMMMMSNRNHMMMSYNQYYTPFTYGNRDEEEAYLALLIEQLRHKEELEANSLATLSIGSGHAASSSHRQPLI; translated from the exons ATGGACAACTTTTTCACACCCATTCCCACAACCAAGACAACCACCAGAGCCCCTTCAACCTCTTCACCCTTCGAAACCTCTCTCGTGTATTATTTTCCACCCCACGAAGGTCATCTGCAATTTCCCCACGCATTTCCTTTAGATCAGGTTGGTCAGCATTTGGCGTACCCGGCATATTCTTTCGTAATTGGGGCGGGTCCGCAACCACATTTGCTGTCGAAAGAACAAGAGAGAAGGCTTGTGGATGCTTGGACAACCAAGGTTGCGAGGAGTAAGCGCAAAATGGCACGCCAAAGGAGCCTCAGTTCAAGCAAAAATCCTGCTTCCTGGGCCACTTCGACTCAGGTATATACCCGGGGACTGCCCGTGTACGGTGCTGTTGATGCTGAGACGCAGAACAGCAACATCAAAAGAGATCCCTACACGTTCTTCACGCCGGATAAGAAG AGGCTTAGAGTTTTACTTAAAAAGGAGTTGAAGAATAGCGATGTTGGGTCCTTGGGCAGGATTGTGCTCCCTAAG AGAGAAGCAGAAGAAAACCTCCCAACCCTCTCTGATAAAGATGGAATCCAAATTGTGATCCGAGATGTGTATTCTAACCAAGAGTGGAGCGTGAAATACAA GTATTGGTCAAATAATAAGAGCAGAATGTATGTTCTTGAAAATACAG TGGATTTTGTGAGGCAAAATGAGCTGGTGATTGGAGATTCCATTACTCTTTACGAGGATGAATGCAAGAATCTC TATGTCACCATTAAAAGGGGTGAAAGACCAGTAGTAGATCATCAAGATCTAGAAGATGATgatcagcagcagcagcaacgtCCTGCATACAGAAAagacatgatgatgatgagtaatAGAAACCACATGATGATGAGCTACAACCAATATTACACCCCATTTACATACGGGAACAGAGATGAGGAAGAAGCATATCTTGCATTACTCATAGAGCAACTCAGACACAAGGAAGAACTTGAAGCTAACAGCCTTGCAACTTTGTCTATCGGATCAGGTCATGCTGCTTCTTCTTCACATAGGCAGCCCCtgatctaa
- the LOC118347932 gene encoding uncharacterized protein LOC118347932 translates to MAFSVLRSNFSISETSLRGHFGLRRLTVDIPLQLTKSALTTIQILARRFHLHKLPSAPAIATQKMHGSHAVRPIPGMQNKVEMKFFTLRGDSNDGLESSFGRHGMVKQMANKPDMAST, encoded by the exons ATGGCATTCTCCGTTTTAAGAAGC aatttttcaatctcggaaaCATCGTTAAGAGGTCACTTTGGACTCCGGAGGTTGACCGTAGACATTCCTTTGCAACTCACAAAGTCCGCACTCACAACCATCCAAATCCTTGCAAGGCGTTTTCATTTGCACAAACTGCCAAGTGCCCCTGCCATTGCTACGCAGAAAATGCATGGAAGCCACGCAGTGCGACCAATTCCAG GCATGCAGAACAAAGTAGAGATGAAATTTTTCACCTTACGAGGAGATAGTAAT GATGGGCTTGAGAGCAGCTTTGGTCGTCATGGTATGGTCAAACAGATGGCGAACAAGCCAGACATGGCATCAACGTGA
- the LOC109014422 gene encoding B3 domain-containing transcription factor LEC2 isoform X1, giving the protein MDNFFTPIPTTKTTTRAPSTSSPFETSLVYYFPPHEGHLQFPHAFPLDQVGQHLAYPAYSFVIGAGPQPHLLSKEQERRLVDAWTTKVARSKRKMARQRSLSSSKNPASWATSTQVYTRGLPVYGAVDAETQNSNIKRDPYTFFTPDKKRLRVLLKKELKNSDVGSLGRIVLPKREAEENLPTLSDKDGIQIVIRDVYSNQEWSVKYKYWSNNKSRMYVLENTVDFVRQNELVIGDSITLYEDECKNLTGRTEHVRNKHSFFGYVTIKRGERPVVDHQDLEDDDQQQQQRPAYRKDMMMMSNRNHMMMSYNQYYTPFTYGNRDEEEAYLALLIEQLRHKEELEANSLATLSIGSGHAASSSHRQPLI; this is encoded by the exons ATGGACAACTTTTTCACACCCATTCCCACAACCAAGACAACCACCAGAGCCCCTTCAACCTCTTCACCCTTCGAAACCTCTCTCGTGTATTATTTTCCACCCCACGAAGGTCATCTGCAATTTCCCCACGCATTTCCTTTAGATCAGGTTGGTCAGCATTTGGCGTACCCGGCATATTCTTTCGTAATTGGGGCGGGTCCGCAACCACATTTGCTGTCGAAAGAACAAGAGAGAAGGCTTGTGGATGCTTGGACAACCAAGGTTGCGAGGAGTAAGCGCAAAATGGCACGCCAAAGGAGCCTCAGTTCAAGCAAAAATCCTGCTTCCTGGGCCACTTCGACTCAGGTATATACCCGGGGACTGCCCGTGTACGGTGCTGTTGATGCTGAGACGCAGAACAGCAACATCAAAAGAGATCCCTACACGTTCTTCACGCCGGATAAGAAG AGGCTTAGAGTTTTACTTAAAAAGGAGTTGAAGAATAGCGATGTTGGGTCCTTGGGCAGGATTGTGCTCCCTAAG AGAGAAGCAGAAGAAAACCTCCCAACCCTCTCTGATAAAGATGGAATCCAAATTGTGATCCGAGATGTGTATTCTAACCAAGAGTGGAGCGTGAAATACAA GTATTGGTCAAATAATAAGAGCAGAATGTATGTTCTTGAAAATACAG TGGATTTTGTGAGGCAAAATGAGCTGGTGATTGGAGATTCCATTACTCTTTACGAGGATGAATGCAAGAATCTC ACAGGTAGGACTGAGCACGTGCGAAACAAGCACAGCTTCTTTGGG TATGTCACCATTAAAAGGGGTGAAAGACCAGTAGTAGATCATCAAGATCTAGAAGATGATgatcagcagcagcagcaacgtCCTGCATACAGAAAagacatgatgatgatgagtaatAGAAACCACATGATGATGAGCTACAACCAATATTACACCCCATTTACATACGGGAACAGAGATGAGGAAGAAGCATATCTTGCATTACTCATAGAGCAACTCAGACACAAGGAAGAACTTGAAGCTAACAGCCTTGCAACTTTGTCTATCGGATCAGGTCATGCTGCTTCTTCTTCACATAGGCAGCCCCtgatctaa
- the LOC109014423 gene encoding 30S ribosomal protein S5, chloroplastic has protein sequence MATASASATLPSLSSLSLHTTTPRLFLSKPTKFFFSKPTRLHLFHPFSSHPTTTLIAKSSDIDTSFFENFNPNDENDTVFNPPEAPEGFVPPKSFDEGPMETEEEIAIAYEELYGPAYSGVSYLGNDIYVMDSKVRKTTGFGSRVKKEKVKDGFEERVVQVRRVTKVVKGGKQLHFRAIVVVGDKQGQVGVGVGKAKEVVTAVQKSAVNARRNIVSVPMTKYLTFPHRSEGDYGAAKVMLRPASPGTGVIAGGAVRIVLEMAGVENALGKQIGSKNALNNARATVVAVQKMRQFSDVARERGIPMEELWK, from the exons ATGGCCACAGCCTCAGCCTCTGCAACTCTCCCTTCCCTATCCTCTCTTTCCCTTCACACCACCACGCCTCGCCTCTTTCTCTCCAAACCcacaaaattctttttctcCAAACCTACAAGACTCCATCTTTTCCATCCCTTTTCGTCACACCCAACCACAACCCTTATAGCCAAATCCTCCGACATCGACACCTCCTTCTTCGAAAACTTCAACCCCAACGATGAAAACGATACCGTCTTCAACCCCCCCGAAGCCCCCGAAGGCTTTGTTCCCCCAAAGTCTTTCGACGAGGGTCCAATGGAGACCGAAGAAGAAATCGCCATCGCGTACGAAGAACTGTATGGCCCCGCTTACAGCGGAGTGAGCTATCTGGGAAATGACATTTACGTAATGGACTCTAAGGTCAGGAAAACAACTGGGTTCGGGTCCAgagtgaagaaggagaaggtGAAAGATGGGTTCGAAGAGAGGGTAGTGCAGGTGAGGAGGGTGACAAAGGTGGTCAAAGGAGGGAAGCAATTGCATTTCAGGGCCATTGTGGTGGTGGGTGACAAGCAGGGTCAAGTGGGTGTTGGGGTTGGGAAGGCCAAAGAGGTTGTTACTGCCGTTCAGAAGTCCGCCGTGAATGCCAGGCGGAATATCGTGTCGGTTCCGATGACCAAGTACCTTACTTTCCCACATAG ATCTGAGGGAGATTATGGAGCAGCAAAAGTGATGCTTAGACCTGCTTCTCCTGGTACTGGAGTGATTGCTGGAGGGGCTGTAAGAATTGTTCTAGAAATGGCCGGTGTTGAGAATGCTTTGGGAAAGCAAATTGGGAGTAAGAATGCCCTCAACAATGCCAGGGCCACAGTTGTTGCGGTACAGAAAATGAGGCAGTTCAGTGATGTTGCTCGCGAGCGTGGGATCCCAATGGAAGAGCTGTGGAAGTGA